A DNA window from Oryzias latipes chromosome 5, ASM223467v1 contains the following coding sequences:
- the LOC101157207 gene encoding zinc finger protein ZXDC: MEMQGLSDALNLHSQHGAVHRATVTTLQTASGSISPFIFAENEADRLQLSCRPQSDNNNNSTRPKMLRLAAESGSDVFCWPVKKPAVGANSVNYRADLELHSIISEKEAELQTLLGTHEAAWKYEESADSAMQMALPLFEGEEEAMSPRQRLPGDARGDSEGGTDKTGQELFVVFNVVKEHGAAKHQLGESGSKSKCRNGGIKPDDGGSMEVALIDNVAFPECHDSLSCLDTERAFSVNEQTDTNKQVQDALLTNKYGDKVCGHLFPENSEADKELSQQHNSEEGIALVSEVVGVMEAMETSGFVPETGGLKASTNAVTFSTNTPNTETFTGTITVNNQSIIVTVENGLLTLTTPPNGQGLKDDGMVSLKEHLGMKEHEDIVLLNYDSGAKSIGKISTLAGSSTNQQEGHCSGLSVSDSELALVDDCSLPELSTSLDSCPLVKQETGALCVVTEAGLLSSSLKATMIKRHKDSHSVPLSRSKKDTVATFECPEPGCSCTFDSRQKLKVHLLNHAEDPRPYQCTVEGCKWAFATSYKLKRHLQSHDKQRPHMCQFEGCGKRFTTVYNLKAHVKVHEQDNAFICEICSERFRTSTRLNNHQRVHFEPQRPHKCEYPACEKTFITFSALFSHNRTHFKETGNFTCTYPGCDKTYDKACRLKIHMRSHTGERPFLCDSEGCGWSFTSMSKLLRHKRKHDDDRRFVCTEEGCGKSFTRAEHLKGHSITHLGTKPFQCHTEGCNAKFSARSSLYIHSKKHKQDASSLKTRCPVANCSKFFSARSSLKSHMLKHHQLRPDVFSHMETTPSLTPSSELVSSNLTPVAAPGAAGGDQLPSLDLSSLLSAVPGDPAPTAGIGVGIPVAGSSSNVPFTMDLSLVSSGILTIDPSSVGTTLVASSNTTMAKALDPLIMAPNADIVPHHGLEGTGDVLPPQGTLNLDDVQTVTPEALGSLTMHGSGVSVDPSMQHPLGSSSSLSVEPSSLAVAPVAELLASPPKVVEVGGQEGSGPLLGCVEVLGPQEGGKVLTHFVFPSQSSSFSQQRDLELSAVSPSSFLESGGSARTDYRAIQLAKKKKQRGSCATSGASGACQRKAKGSKVSSAPAPLTSSSGRCGDGAVTVSGGLTLRDPVTGAQYVQIQLLQDDPAADGDLAFQLSSQPSSSHSQLTVDLPVNILQEPSGMTEDHGGSDSSQFTGSTINLQDLE, from the exons ATGGAAATGCAGGGGCTTTCTGATGCCCTAAACCTCCACTCTCAACATGGCGCCGTACACAGAGCCACTGTTACCACGCTCCAAACAGCCTCGGGGTCAATTTCGCCTTTTATTTTCGCCGAAAATGAAGCGGACAGACTACAACTGTCGTGTCGGCCTCAGagtgacaacaacaacaactctaCCAGGCCGAAGATGCTTCGCCTGGCGGCGGAAAGTGGCAGCGATGTCTTTTGCTGGCCTGTCAAAAAACCTGCCGTCGGCGCGAATTCGGTAAACTACAGAGCCGATCTGGAGCTCCACAGCATCATTTCTGAAAAAGAAGCCGAGCTTCAGACGCTGCTTGGGACGCACGAAGCCGCCTGGAAGTACGAGGAGAGCGCGGATAGCGCCATGCAAATGGCGCTGCCTCTTTTCGAGGGGGAAGAGGAAGCGATGTCTCCTCGGCAGAGGCTGCCTGGAGACGCTCGAGGGGACAGCGAGGGCGGCACGGATAAAACCGGACAGGAGCTATTCGTCGTGTTTAACGTCGTCAAAGAACACGGAGCCGCCAAGCACCAGTTGGGCGAAAGCGGAAGTAAGAGCAAATGCAGAAACGGTGGCATTAAACCTGATGACGGTGGCTCCATGGAGGTCGCTCTGATTGATAACGTTGCCTTCCCTGAATGTCATGACAGCCTGAGTTGCCTTGATACTGAGCGGGCTTTCAGTGTAAACGAACAGACTGACACGAACAAACAGGTCCAAGATGCTTTGTTGACAAACAAATATGGCGACAAGGTTTGTGGCCATCTCTTCCCGGAGAACAGTGAAGCTGACAAGGAGCTATCCCAGCAGCACAACAGCGAAGAGGGCATCGCTTTGGTTTCTGAAGTGGTGGGAGTGATGGAGGCCATGGAAACATCTGGGTTTGTACCAGAGACTGGGGGGCTGAAGGCCTCCACAAACGCCGTCACATTCTCCACCAACACGCCCAATACTGAGACGTTTACTGGAACCATAACAGTAAACAACCAGAGCATCATAGTGACTGTGGAGAACGGCCTCTTGACCCTCACGACTCCACCAAACGGACAGGGACTGAAAGATGACGGCATGGTCAGCCTAAAGGAGCACTTAGGCATGAAGGAGCACGAAGATATCGTTCTTCTGAACTATGACAGTGGTGCCAAGTCCATCGGGAAGATCAGTACGCTGGCGGGTTCCAGCACCAACCAGCAGGAAGGACACTGCTCTGGTCTGTCTGTCAGCGATTCAGAACTGGCCTTAGTGGATGATTGCTCTCTACCAGAACTCAGCACCTCACTAGACTCCTGTCCTTTAGTGAAACAGGAAACAGGAGCTCTGTGTGTGGTAACAGAGGCAGGCCTGCTCTCCTCTTCACTTAAAGCCACTATGATCAAAAGGCACAAGGACTCCCACTCTGTTCCACTGAGCAGGTCCAAAAAAGACACTGTGGCCACCTTTGAATGTCCTGAACCGGGCTGCTCCTGTACGTTTGACTCTCGCCAGAAGCTTAAGGTTCACCTCCTGAACCACGCGGAGGACCCCCGGCCTTATCAGTGCACGGTGGAGGGCTGCAAGTGGGCTTTTGCCACTTCGTATAAGCTGAAGCGCCACCTTCAGTCCCACGATAAGCAGCGGCCTCACATGTGCCAGTTTGAAGGCTGTGGTAAGCGCTTCACCACGGTTTACAATCTGAAAGCGCATGTCAAAGTGCACGAGCAGGACAACGCCTTCATCTGTGAGATTTGCAGCGAAAGGTTTCGAACTTCGACCAGGCTCAACAACCATCAGAGGGTCCATTTTGAGCCACAGAGGCCCCACAAGTGTGAATATCCAG CCTGCGAGAAAACCTTCATCACCTTCAGTGCCCTGTTTTCGCACAATCGCACCCACTTCAAAGAAACGGGCAACTTCACATGTACGTACCCGGGGTGCGATAAGACGTACGACAAAGCCTGTCGTCTCAAAATACACATGAGGAGTCACACGG GCGAAAGGCCGTTTCTGTGCGACTCTGAGGGCTGTGGTTGGTCCTTCACCAGCATGTCTAAGTTGCTTCGTCATAAGCG GAAGCACGACGACGACCGTCGCTTTGTCTGTACAGAGGAGGGGTGTGGGAAGTCGTTCACCAGGGCTGAGCACCTCAAGGGCCACAGCATCACCCACCTGGGTACCAAGCCTTTTCAGTGCCACACAGAAG GTTGTAACGCCAAATTCTCAGCGAGAAGCAGTTTGTACATTCACTCCAAGAAGCATAAGCAGGACGCCAGCAGCCTGAAGACGCGTTGTCCCGTGGCCAACTGCTCCAAGTTCTTTTCTGCCCGCAGCAGCCTGAAGAGCCACATGCTCAAACACCACCAACTCAGGCCAG atgtttttagcCATATGGAGACCACGCCCAGCCTGACCCCGAGCAGTGAGCTGGTCAGCTCCAACCTGACGCCAGTCGCAGCGCCGGGCGCTGCCGGAGGCGACCAGCTCCCAAGCCTGGACCTTAGCTCCTTGTTGTCAGCCGTGCCTGGAGACCCGGCTCCCACTGCCGGGATCGGAGTGGGAATTCCCGTGGCAGGGAGCAGCTCTAATGTCCCTTTTACAATGGACCTTTCTCTGGTCAGCTCAGGCATCCTCACCATTGACCCGTCCTCAGTTGGCACCACACTTGTTGCCAGCTCTAACACCACAATGGCCAAAGCCTTGGACCCGCTCATTATGGCACCCAACGCTGACATCGTCCCTCATCACGGGTTGGAGGGAACAGGAGACGTTCTGCCCCCACAAGGCACCCTCAACCTGGATGACGTGCAGACAGTCACCCCAGAGGCCCTGGGATCTCTGACGATGCATGGGTCTGGGGTCAGTGTGGACCCCTCCATGCAGCACCCGCTGGGCTCCTCCAGCAGCCTTAGTGTGGAGCCATCCTCTCTGGCTGTGGCCCCCGTTGCCGAGCTGCTGGCATCACCCCCAAAGGTTGTGGAGGTCGGTGGCCAAGAAGGGTCTGGACCTTTGCTGGGGTGTGTGGAGGTGCTGGGCCCTCAAGAGGGGGGGAAGGTCCTCACCCACTTTGTTTTTCCAAGtcaaagcagcagcttcagccAGCAGAGAGACCTGGAACTTAGCGCAGTTTCTCCAAGCAGCTTCCTG GAGAGTGGAGGTTCAGCCAGGACTGATTACAGAGCCATTCAGCTggccaagaagaagaagcaaagAGGCTCCTGTGCCACTTCAG GGGCATCAGGCGCATGCCAGAGAAAAGCTAAAGGTTCAAAGGTTTCTTCAGCACCGGCGCCACTAACCTCTTCCAGCGGGCGGTGTGGAGACGGAGCTGTGACGGTTAGCGGGGGCCTGACACTGAGAGACCCGGTCACAGGTGCTCAGTATGTTCAgattcagctgctgcag GATGACCCGGCTGCCGACGGTGACCTGGCTTTCCAGCTGAGCTCACAGCCCTCCAGCTCTCATTCTCAGCTCACCGTTGACCTGCCTGTCAACATCTTACAG GAACCATCAGGGATGACTGAGGACCACGGCGGCTCTGACAGTTCTCAATTCACAGGAAGCACCATCAATCTACAGGACTTGGAGTGA